From one Brachypodium distachyon strain Bd21 chromosome 4, Brachypodium_distachyon_v3.0, whole genome shotgun sequence genomic stretch:
- the LOC100824318 gene encoding myb-related protein Zm38, whose amino-acid sequence MRKPECPTTKAASGPGNSCSNVVAASAAKLRKGLWSPEEDERLVAYMLRSGQGSWSDVARNAGLLRCGKSCRLRWINYLRPDLKRGAFSPQEEDLIVNLHAILGNRWSQIAARLPGRTDNEIKNFWNSTIKKRLKVSSAASSPATTTECASPPEPKLDVGCLDLASLEDGGHHAMIKSTWRMMDSSSSTSSSSSMQTRPSSAMAAASRSYSGGLLLPLPDQVCGGGETQAPPLFFHDHHPLSFKHASALHGGSYYHHGVAMEDGGAGCFMGEEVVAGEESALFNVPPPLQLEPAMAAAQDQTLMASRNKSTTPEATTLSSNNGSNITDNNDNSKNNNVSSSVVYWPEQLHGHQQQQQQHMSRNVMGEWDLEELMKDVSSLPFLDFQVE is encoded by the exons ATGAGGAAGCCGGAGTGCCCAACGACGAAGGCGGCATCCGGGCCAGGGAACAGCTGCAGCAATGTGGTTGCGGCGTCAGCAGCCAAGCTGCGGAAGGGCCTGtggtcgccggaggaggacgagaggCTGGTGGCGTACATGCTGCGGAGCGGGCAAGGGTCCTGGAGCGACGTGGCCCGGAACGCCGGGCTGCTGCGGTGCGGCAAGAGCTGCCGCCTCCGGTGGATCAACTACCTCCGCCCCGACCTCAAGCGCGGCGCATTCTCCCCACAGGAGGAGGACCTCATCGTCAACCTCCATGCCATCCTCGGCAACAG GTGGTCTCAGATCGCTGCCAGGCTGCCGGGGCGCACCGACAACGAGATCAAGAACTTCTGGAACTCCACCATCAAGAAGCGGCTCAAGGTGAGCTCGGCggcttcgtctccggcgaccACTACGGAATGCGCATCGCCGCCAGAGCCGAAGCTCGACGTCGGCTGCCTCGACCTCGCCAGCCTAGAGGACGGAGGCCACCACGCAATGATCAAGAGCACGTGGCGGATGATGgactcgtcctcctcgacgtcttcttcctcctccatgcAGACCCGGCCGTCGTcagcgatggcggcggcatcCAGGAGCTACAGcggcgggctcctcctcccgctcccCGACCAAGtctgcggcggtggcgagaCGCAGGCGCCGCCGTTATTCTTCCATGACCACCATCCATTGTCTTTCAAGCATGCTTCCGCATTGCATGGCGGTAGCTACTACCACCATGGGGTGGCaatggaggatggaggcgCCGGCTGCTTCATGGGAGAAGAAGTCGTAGCAGGCGAAGAGAGTGCCCTCTTCAAcgtgccgccgcctctgcAGCTAGAGCCAGCCATGGCAGCAGCACAAGACCAGACCCTAATGGCGTCAAGAAACAAGAGCACTACTCCTGAGGCCACCACGCTGAGCAGCAACAATGGCAGCAACATCACGGACAACAACGACAACAGCAAGAATAATAATGTCAGCAGTTCTGTGGTCTACTGGCCGGAGCAGCTGCATGgtcaccagcagcagcagcagcagcacatgAGCAGGAATGTCATGGGGGAGTGGGACTTGGAGGAGCTCATGAAAGACGTGTCGTCCTTGCCGTTCCTTGATTTCCAAGTTGAGTGA
- the LOC100821229 gene encoding phenylalanine--tRNA ligase beta subunit, cytoplasmic produces the protein MPTVSVGRDRLFAALGRVYTQEEFEALCFEFGIELDDVTTEKAIIRKEKHLEEDGEADGEDEVIYKIEVAANRYDLLCLEGIARSLRIFIGAEATPLFKTSSIPRGSMLQMHVRPQTAQIRPYVVCAVLRGVTFDEVRYNSFIDLQDKLHQNICRKRTLVAIGTHDLDTLKGPFSYEALPPQEINFVPLKQEQKFRADALMDFYRSDMKLKKFLHIIENSPVYPVIYDSNRTVLSLPPIINGAHSAITLKTRNVFIECTATDLTKANIVLNTMVAMFSEYCENKFEVEPVEVVSSDGSKAIYPDLSCYKLEVSLSDIVGPIGISLDETQVISLLKKMQLQAELCPSNGEPRFSVSVPPTRSDILHARDLAEDVAIAYGYNNVPKSKPKSMTIGGRQPLNRFSDKIRAEVTRAGYMEVLTFVLTSHEENFDMLNRTDDGNKAVIIANPRTSEFEVVRTSLMSCLLKTLKHNIDHPRPIKIFEVGDVVALDASRDVGASNNRRLAALYCNSNSGFEEIMGLVDRTVKIVRAPHINFGKTYYVPTSEPEFFTKRQCKIVMSDGKQVGYLGIVHPEVLRKFGIPDPCTFVEIDIEALL, from the exons aTGCCCACGGTCAGCGTCGGCCGCGACCGCCTCTTCGCCGCCCTCGGCAGGGTCTACA CTCAGGAGGAGTTCGAGGCGCTCTGCTTCGAGTTCGGCATCGAGCTTGACGACGTG ACCACGGAGAAGGCCATCATTCGGAAGGAGAAGCACCTGGAGGAAGATGGTGAGGCCGATGGGGAAGACGAGGTCATCTACAAGATCGAGGTTGCCGCCAATAG ATATGATCTGTTATGTCTTGAAGGAATAGCAAGGTCACTTCGCATTTTCATCGGAGCTGAAGCGACCCCTCTATTCAAAACTTCCTCAATCCCTCGTGGTTCGATGCTTCAGATGCATGTTAGACCACAG ACTGCACAAATCAGACCATACGTGGTTTGTGCTGTCCTAAGAGGAGTAACTTTCGATGAGGTCAGATACAACAGCTTCATTGATCTTCAAGATAAACTGCACCAAAATATTTGCCG GAAGAGAACTCTTGTTGCTATCGGTACCCATGATTTGGACACTCTAAAGGGACCCTTCTCTTACGAG GCTCTACCACCACAGGAAATCAATTTTGTCCCATTAAAGCAG GAGCAAAAGTTCAGAGCTGATGCATTGATGGATTTCTACAGA TCAGACATGAAGTTGAAGAAATTTTTGCATATAATCGAGAATTCTCCAGTTTACCCAGTCATATATGATAGCAACAG AACTGTATTATCATTACCTCCTATCATTAATGGTGCGCATTCTGCTATCACCCTGAAGACAAGGAATGTGTTTATTGAATGTACTGCTACAGACCTCACAAAAGCAAATATTGTTCTGAATACAATG GTTGCAATGTTCTCGGAATACTGTGAAAATAAGTTTGAAGTGGAACCAGTTGAAGTGGTATCTTCTGATGGAAGCAAAGCCATTTACCCTGATCTTTCATGTTACAAGTTGGAGGTTTCGCTCTCTGATATCGTTGGTCCCATTGGGATTTCCCTAGACGAGACACAG GTTATCTcccttttgaaaaaaatgcaGTTGCAAGCGGAACTTTGCCCATCAAACGGGGAGCCTCGTTTTTCGGTGTCTGTCCCTCCTACGAGAAGTGACATTTTGCATGCCCGTGATTTGGCGGAG GATGTTGCTATAGCTTATGGGTACAACAATGTCCCAAAATCAAAGCCGAAGTCTATGACAATAGGTGGAAGGCAACCACTAAACCGTTTCTCTGATAAAATTCGTGCTGAG GTTACAAGAGCTGGCTATATGGAGGTGCTCACGTTTGTTTTGACTTCACATGAAGAAAACTTTGACATGCTAAACAGGACAGATGATGGGAACAAAGCAGTCATTATTGCAAACCCCCGTACTTCTGAATTTGAG GTTGTTAGAACTAGTCTCATGTCATGTCTGTTAAAAACACTGAAGCATAATATAGACCATCCAAGACCCATAAAG ATTTTTGAAGTTGGTGATGTAGTGGCATTGGATGCATCTCGTGATGTTGGTGCCTCTAATAATCGCCGGCTTGCAGCTCTGTACTGTAATAGTAATTCTGGATTTGAG GAAATCATGGGTTTGGTGGATAGGACTGTCAAAATTGTGAGAGCgccacatattaattttggcAAGACTTACTACGTTCCCACAAGT GAACCTGAGTTCTTTACGAAAAGGCAATGCAAAATTGTTATGAGCGATGGGAAACAGGTTGGCTACCTAGGAATTGTCCATCCTGAG GTGCTAAGAAAATTTGGCATTCCTGACCCCTGCACTTTCGTTGAGATTGACATCGAGGCTTTGTTGTAG